TAAGGATTTACAAAAGTGTATCATTAGTGTAACACTTCTAAGGCTACAGGAATATGATTTATGAAATTGGGCTGGCCAAAATTCCATCAAAGCTGTGATTTCCATTTACTCTGAAACATTAATCCCCTTTTGGTGTAAGTCACTCATCCTCACCACCATCCTCCCAACCACACATACTGATTGCTCTTTCGAGCTCCAGACATTTGCTCTGCATATTCTTTCCCAGAAAGCTCCtcctgttctttgttgttaaacCTGGTGCCTAGCACATGGTAGGTGTTGCTCAACAGGCTAGATAAACTGGATTTAAGGGCCACAAAATATCTACCCTCTTCCACAGAGCACCCCTGGCTATTCAACAGTGATCATTCCTCTCTACAGGATTTTCAGTCAGATGCATGAAATATCTGAGCGTAAACAATACCTGGAGACAGTATTTGTGGAACCAGTCTTAACAGGTAATTAAGGATACTTTATAAAATACTACCTATCTAATCTAGATTAAGTTGCATTTTGAATATGTGTCAAATATATTTTGTTAAGATAACATCAACTAATATAACACAGGCATATTTGTAAAACATGGGAAGCAAATGCTGAAAGGAGCTTATAGAAAAAACACTATGGCACAATGTTCTCATATGCCAAAGGCAACACTGGTCAGGGTGCTGGGAATGGTCCCTTGACATAGCAGAGAAGTCGAGAGTAGTCTCAAACAGGGCTGTGTCCTGGCTGCCCTTTAAATTGACAGGTAAGTGAGTGAACTGAGTATGTGGATACTTGCTATAGAGAACAGTCACCTTTCTCTTGATGGTGATAAGGTTTTATTGTCAGAAACTATGGATGGTTTCAATAGGGAATGTATGTATTGCTATTCAGTTGCTATGCTATTTAGTTATTCTCCAGAACAAAGATTAAAAATTCACTATACGCAAAAAACACACAGGAGAATTTGGGCAGCAAGAGGTCTACTGCTCACCTGAGACCAGGCAAGTCAGGGACCACCCTGAGCCTCGATTTTCTTATTTAGCCAATGAGAATACCTGCCTGGCTATTTCATATGGTTGTTAaggaaattaaatgagataatgtctgAGAATGTACTTGTAAAGAGCTGTATAACACAGCCCTTTAAAGGGACGCTGAAGGATTTGAATTTCTTAGCACAAACAAGACTCAGGCAAAAATATTGATCCCATTAGTAACTGAATTaattaattatatttaaatatatacccTTTAAAATATATACTCAGTGACCACCAATGTAGCTGTGCTCTAAACAGAAATGGTGATATATATGCAATGTATATACATAGCTTCTGGGaagaaagcatttttaaaaaaggctaGACCGTTGAGTTCAAAGCCTGGCACCTGGGTAATAACAGGCAGAGGCCAAAATCATACCACCAAAAATTTAAAGACAATAGATACCTTTTCCCCTTATTACTGTAATTCAAAATGGcctgagaagagagaaagaaaaattacatTTCCTACTGAAAGGCCTGCCCCAATTAAAATTCTAAATGTCTCTTACACCAAGAGCACTGGTTTATTGGCAGATTATTAAGCCCTGGACCAATGTCACTCTGTTAGACCTGTATTAAAAACGTGGTTTATGTGGTGCAGGGTCAGATCAGTAAAGAGCTGTTAGCAGATGACAGGTTTGATTACCGCTGGCTGCAGGCAAGACGTATGGATCCCTGAGGAACAGCAGCACCGGCTGGTGGGACAGTTTGCTGGAAAGGTCAAGAACAGGCATGTCAGCATCAGGGGACAACGGTAAACAGAAAACACTACAAACTAGCTTTGAGGGGATCAAACTGCTGCAGGGACGTCTAAAGGTTTATGTATCTAACAGTGTGGGTGAGTAATAGCAAATAGAGTGAGAGGGAACAAACTAACACTGCGCTCATTTTCTAAACATTTCATTGTGGAATTTGAAGTAGATATACAATCTGTACAATAAATCACTGttgaaagttttttgtttttttttttaatcttgcagtATGATTATTGATAAAACTGTGCTCTTATTACTTGTATCAAACAACTTAGGGCTCTTATTCCTTCATTTCTAAATGTACTTAGTTACTCCTAGAACTACCTTTCCAATATTTGTAATCTTAAAACCAATTTTCTAACAAAGGCTTTCAAGAAAAACATGACTTAAAACACTTATGCCACGGGTAATGAAACACTTAACAAAACCCAGGTCCTATTCTTGGTCTGGATATCTCCTAATTGATGAGTATTTGTTCTTACCTTGACTCCTCAGATTCTGTCTCATCAAAAGATCTacaattttttaaagagaaaaagaaaaaatggtatAAACTGGGTCAATATCTACGCCCACAAAGGGAAAACAGTGGTATTCTTAGAGCACTGAATTGGGAGACATTTTGAAAAGAGTTAGGACTTTTCATTGAGCTGTAGCGTGGCAAGTGCCTTGTTCCAGGGACTTATAAGACCGGTATATTCTTTAATTCAATTTTTCTTGAAGGGCACTTAAAATAGTATAGTTTTATTACGACTTTTGGGCTTGTACAGTGGAGAAAAGATTTCACTCACTGTGATTACCAGCATTTCTtcttaaaaatacaaatacaaaataCAAATACACATATGACGTCCAACCTCCAAGTAAACGCACACAAGCTGGAACAGAACACACTGACAACGCATATTATTTGGTGAAGGCAGGGTCTAATTCTTTCTCTGAGGTGAGTGGGTGAGTAGTGAGCGGCCCTGCTTGAATGCTGCTAGCGACTGGGCTGTGACAGGGACCACAGCCTCTCATTCAGCTGACAGCTGGGGTTTAACACTCCTTTGGGTGTGGCTCACTTTACTTTAAACGTTTTGTAGTTAGTGTGTTTCCTTCAGGCAGATCTGGAGGCAGCCATAAAATGGATAAAACCCTCTCTCCTGCTAGGGTTTGCAGAGTCTGTGGTGATTGGTTTCTTTGTAAATGGATTTACTATGTCAGGGATGTTGCTGGCTGCCTCCTGAGGCTAGCTCAACCCACAGCATTCCAGCGTTTCAGTGTTAGTTCTTCAGAAGGGCTTTGCTAATtgctgatgatatcaagcttctgATTCCTTAGTACAAAGGGATGAGGACCTCCAATCCTGTCTTTAGAAGTACCCAAGGAAGAGGTGGTAAGATAGTGGAGAAAAGCATTGGTCTGTACAATGGGAGGCCTGGCTTCTGCCTTGGGAAAGGCACATAACTCTTTTGTCTCAGTTTGTTCAACTATTAAATGAGGGGAGTTGAGTCAGATCATCTCTAAGGTCATTTATAGTGTTAATATTATATGAACGTATGTGCCAAGGGAATATGGACTTTGCTTGAGTCTCCATAAATAAACAAATTAGCCCCTAAGCAAACTACCTAGATTCATAATTCCCACCACATAACTTCATTCTATATAACAGCATAATTTAAAAGGTCAATCACCTTGGTCTAAACATGAGTTACTGATCCTTGCAAGATGGGTGTATGGGCTTTAGAGGAGTTCCTTTGGCTACAAGCAGGGGGCGAGCGAGTGCTGTCCCAAGCCAAGAGACTGGGCGTGGCTAGCCAGGCCCTTCTGGCACCACAGGCTATATCTGTTAGACCAATAAGTTACTGAAGAGTACCTTAATATACATGTTCAATATGTAACAATAATGCTTACCCACAACTCTCTGCCTTTGGCAGAGAGGGCAAGTGTCGCACGTTGAGGAAATCAAGAAACAGTTTGGGAAgctcttcattttctaaaatgacaGCCTGTGAAAGCAGAAAACAGAAACTGAAGTGAAGTTTGCTAGACAATCAATCAAATGAACTATTTCAAAAAGTCATAACTGTCCATCAAGTTTTTACCAATATCACTCCTCACAGTTGACATGAGGAGTGGCCCCCATTTTGCCCACCAAGAATTCAGGCCAACACACATGCTATTTGGTGTCAGAAAATGCAGTGTTCTATTTATTCCTCCACTCAACCAGCATTTGCAGGACCCCTACTTTTACTCTAGATGCTGATCTAGGGGACCAGAGAGTGGGGAGCCAGGTAGATAAGAGTcactgccttcatggagcttctAATCCAGAATGAGTATTTCCAAACCTGGGAATATCAATAACACTGCTAACATATGCCACTCAAACTTTCCTTACTTAGATTTCCAGAAAAGACCACTGTTGTTTAGGAATACTGTAAATGTTTTTTCTAGCTGGAAGACTTAGTCAGCCCCTGAGCTCTCACAGTTTCTACATTAGTACCAACTGACATTTCTCACTATTTAGACAACTCCACTTAAAGAGTCAGTAACAACTTTACCACTAAGTGTAAAGCAgcgtatatattttaaaaaatctatagaGTTCTTCCACTTAGGTAGCCCTGCTAAATAGCTAGCATAATGGCATAACCATGTCAGCATTCGTATAACCTTATTATGCAATTTCAAAGAGAAATCTGATGGAGTTAACTACAGGGTGCATTTTcatatacatgtatttttaaaacagtCTGCCAGAGTGTTTGAACTGATTGCACACTTACAGCCCTCCCCCTTTTTAAacaaagaccatggaagaaaagcatCAGAATTATATAATAGCCTAAATTTGCATAACCATTCTTAGGGGTCATTATTATAATTTATCATGGCTAAGTTTCTTACAATAAGCATACACTGTGGAAAGAACAAGGAGAAACAATGGTGAAATTTCATTCACACAGCTCATTAGGGATAGCGATGTAAGCTGATGCATAAGGTATATGACAAGTGACAAAGGCAAGGTCAAATTATGTATATCATGTATATGGATAATTCTATGTAATGTCTCATTTTTAGCCATAATTAACATACTGAGTTGCCCACTTCTCAAAGGGCTTTGGAATACTGCTACCCGTTCCAGTATAACAGTGAGGGACTCCATAGGCTGCCAGTCCTACCCAGGGTGACCTCTGTACTTCTCTAGGGCTCAACCCTCTTGCTGTTCAGCCCTACCGAAGGGGGCATGTGGAGAGCCAGCCCTATTTGGGGCTGTTACTATTCCTTACACAGCCCGCTGTACCCACTGGAGCTtaaggaataaaaaagaagaaaagcattttGGGTTAtactttattcatttaacaaatatttagtgGACATCTGTTATGTTAGGTACTGGGATATGGTGGTGAATACAGATTCAGTGGCACCTGGATTGGTGGAGAAGACTAGTgataaagacacacacacataacaacTTAAATTTGCCTTAGAATATAGTGATATAGAATCAAAACATTGTACCACTCTCTAAATGATTTCCCTACTCTTAattcttcatccatccatccatccatctgtatatgtgtgtgttaatgtatgtacgtgtatataaacacatacacagacataTTCACACATACACTCGTATACAAAATGTTTATTTTCCTGATTACaagcggggggtggggggtggggggggaatttaggggaaaaaaaataactcCTTGGCCCAGAGGCAAAATTTCATTACTATTTCAGTTTATTTCCTTCAAATCGTTTGACTTTTTTCTAAATGTTTACCTAACTGAGGAAATTTTTTGGTTGTCCAGAGGGTCATTATTTCCATACCCAGAGCTCAGAGGTTCTAGAACTCAACATATGTATGAAACTCCAAGGACTTTTTGACGTAATACAAGCTGCAATGGTTATCAGTTTGTTTCTAGACATCTATTTAAAAGGATGACATAATACCTGTATGAATAATAAAGCTTAATGTTGTAACAAACACAGAGCAGAGCTGTTCGTCCAGGCAATAGTTTTAATTATGTGTACAAGTGGTAGCTTtcagattaaaaaatgaaaatggggAGGGGGCAACATTCTTATCTCCACCCccaccttttaaaataaattaaatcaaTAACAAGTGTGGGACACTTTTAATGACCTGAACTACTTAATTTCCAGGATCTTTAGACATGTCATCCATCACTGCAGTATGGAGGAAGACATCTCTTGAGTGTTCCAGGGGGTTACTTTGGTTTTATTAATGCAAGATTTAGGGAATTTTAACAAGGCGAATTGTTTGTTTGCCTTGACAGATTGGCTTACAATGCACTGGCTGCATCTACAGCATGATCATTAATGACAAAAGACAGGCAAAAAGCTGTTTACACTGCAACACCAGGCCAGGAATTAATCCTACTCGGCCTCCCAAACAGAGTACTTCAAGTAGATGATCACATTGTTTTAGGTAAGCATACTGGCAAAAAAGGAATATTGAAAACTCCAGAAATTTGTACTTACTTCTGTTAAATGTTCATTGATTaacctcaaatattttccataaaaCAATGACTGGCATGTATTTCAGGATTTACAGTGATAAAAAGGGCAACACTGGGGAGTTAGTTAAGCATTCCGTTACGCAGGCAGAGACATTTCCCAGGCTCCATCAAGAAGGCTTGTAAGAAAGGAATTAATACTTAAGTCCAAACAGAGATGATGTACAATATAGTAGAATTTGCCTAATTCAATATAATATGTCAAAAGGACTGTCATTAATTAGTACAGAGGTATGAGAGAGAAATCAGATCAACCAAATCATAAACACATGAGCTCATTTCATGATGGACAAAACAGTGAAGTGGGGCCATATGATCGTTTCATACACAACTTCCTCAGTTTCTTGAAAAGCTTTTGCTCATATGCTCAGGGACCCCAGTCTGGTCTAAATCATCTGACTTTATTCAACAGTTAAGcttctaaaaaattttttaaaaattaagtcacATTTTTGCATATTGAATCATAATCCCCCACTGTTTTGGATTGCTTATCTTTGTTTCAGGTTAATCTTTAATGGTCGGTCATCTTGTTCTTTAGAGAGGCAGTATGGTGTAGTATGAAATATGTGGGCTTTGGGGCCAGACAGTACTTGGTTCGAATCCCTCCTCTGTCACTTGCTAGCCGTGTGGTCTGGGCTAGTGTCTTAATCTCTCTGGTCTTCCATTTCTTCTGCAAATGTTAATAATGCCTACCTTAAAAGGTTGTTGGAGTCCCcgagtgctgcaaatggttaacactcggctgctaatccaaagtttagaggtttgagtccacccagaggtacctcagaaaaaaggcctggtgatctacttccaaaaaatcagctactgaaaaccccatggggtacagttctactttggcacACACGCGGTTGCCgtaggttggaatcaactcaatgccaactgGTGGTTAAAACACTGTCAGGACTAGGTAAGATGTCTCCAGGAGCCCCTGGCCCACAGCTGGCATTCGGTAAGTGCTAATTctctcttctctgagtctttttgTTTGTCAACTCCCAACAACCTATTTTATCAGTCTTGAAAGTCTGGATTATTGTCCGTCTAGTCAACAGAGGTTCTTAGCTTGGATCCCTTTGAAAAGTGGATAAAAGCTGAACACCCTGCTCACTGAGAAACACACATATATCTACGATTCAGCTTACACCCGAGGGCTTCACAAGACCCCTGTCAGCTCAGCCTAGGACCCTGCTTTTGGCTCAGTGGTGATAGTAACATCACTGGGCAAACTTTTCATTTGGCCTGGAGCCTGAGGAACTGTGGGCTCTGTGCTGTATGCCAGTttcccaaaggacatgctggccTTCTCATTTCAGTTTTCTACCTCTTTGTCAATTAGAACCTCTGGATTGTATGCTGCGCCTTGCTATTAGAATTCATTAATGCTTTCGGCTCTGTGCTGTGGTTAGAAATCTTAGTCTGGTCATGAGGCTGGCTGGTGAAGTGAAAGATTCTTTCTGATAAACGAAAATCCTACAGCAGAACCAATCCTAGACAGCAGCACAGAATTCATGGTTTCTGTGTCTTCTATATATAACTCTAGAACGCAACAGTCAGCGGTGACAAGGGTTCCCAAAGTTAGcaaaacattaagaaaacaaggaTTTTAAGCTCTATTGCGGCTGGGTCAGAGTGCAGCTGGTGAAACACTAGGACGCTAAGCTGCATGGGAGGGATATTTGGAACCGTTGGGCAGTGATGGGTCCCAGGCCCGGTGCAATCTGATTAACTAGAACTCTGGCAGGTAGAATTCTGACACCCCTCATTCACTCCCTGATGCAAGTTGGGGTGCATGGCTAGGCAACTAATATTTGCAGTAAAAtatcagattttaaaataaactcaACACATtggaaaaagttagaaataaattCCATTATTTTAAAACTTACAGGTCCAAGTGCTGAGTGAGATGGTATAAACGGGCAGAAAGAGCTACTCAGAGACAGGAGGGCGAATGGATGTCTATGCACAAGTGCTGTCAGTCTTAAGTGGCAGTCTGGCGAGAAGCGTTGCCTCCACAATGTGTAAAATGAGCAGAGCAATCCTCTCACTCCACTCAACGCATCATTCTCTAGTCCCCAGACAGAAATTAAGAATAAATTTAGGAAGAGCTGGAAGCAAGCAAAGAAAATGATTAAAAGATTCCCAAACTGTTTTCATCAGAAGAGGTCACTTAATAGTGGGTACCAAGCAAGGGAATCAGGCAACGGAGGGCCAGGACATCTGATCTTTGAGTAGCTAGCTGTTTTGTTAAGGAGCGTGGTGGCTGGTTACCTGCCATTTTCAAAGCTGCAGGAATGAGAAGAAAGTACTGTCAACATGAGCAGAGGAGAAGTCTATCTCTAATTGAAATTTGTGCGTTAAAATTAGCGAAAGTGGCACACGGATGGGAAGAGCATCTATATACCATTTGCTCTCAATGTTTTTCTACAAATACGcagattggaaataccatgggaTTAATAGAAAAAATGCACTAAAGAAATTTCTATCCAATTTATTACTTAGGAAGTTTGGAGACTACAAAGCAGGTTATGATTAAGACGCACAGAGGAAACAGTTCAATCAAAGAACTGTAACAAGTGTATGATATACTACATGACAGACTTTGATATTACTCTAACTGATAAATATTAAAATTGGACAACTGAATTTTGTCTTgtgagaagcaaaaaaaaaaaaattattcttttttttacacAATATTACTCTCAAAGAATAAATTACTTTCCTTAAAAAAGACCAGATATTTCTTCATAAATATCACGCtaaaagataaatggaaaaatcatATATTGCAGGAAAGCATTTATAAAAAGTAGCCTGAATGAGGCAGAAAGACAACAAACAGCATTGCTAACAGAATCTGCTGCAAGCTCACTGTTTACTCCCGCAGAAATGTCTTCTTTATTGAAAAGGCGCAATTATCATCATGTAACACAAATCACAAAATTCTGATTTTTCTACCTTATCAGCTTTATAAAATCATGTTCCCAGAGGATACCATTGATTAGTTGCACATGTTCTTTCTGTGACATCCCAAATACTTAATTGTCAGTtatcttttcttcttcagtaagtaaAATATAGTCACAAAATTACAGAGGGACTTGTTCTGCCTTAACCTTCGCTAGCTGCCATCATGCAGTGGAAAACACTGGTAAAATATCACAGGATAACACTGTCCAACAAGGGAGACATATAAACACTGTAATGATTTCCCACGAGTTTCCATTTTAGAAAATTGTCACCAAGGCGAGCATAAATGGTGACACATCTCCGCCGAGGACACGGTGAAATCGAACGCTGGCATTCTAGTTAGgtccaaacctacccagcagccaATTATAACAGGAACAGAACATCTTGTTGAAAACTTGGACAAGACCACTCTGCTAACCTTCGAAGATCACTGCACAGAGCTGCGTTTTCACTGATTTGatccttttattctcttttcaATCCCCCCCACCCGTCAAAAAAGAAACGCGTTTCTTCCCATTGTCTATCATGGTTTGTTATAAACTGCAGGGGGCCTCTCTATCACAAAAGCCAGGGTACTGAACTAAGTCGGGGGGTTTCTTAATGTCCTTAAGGCCCTTTTCCCATTCCACGGAGTTGGTTTGAAATGGCCAATTGCTGGGATGACAAAGTTCatgacagtttttcctctcttCACCAGGGAAGATGCTTCATACTATACCTACTGCAGAGGTGCAGCTGAGAACCGGGAGGAGAAAAATCAATATCTCCTCACTGCAGTAAGTGGGCCCCAGTGTCACTGCCCACTGGGACTGACACCTCCCAGCTCAAAGAGGCTTTGCAGTCCTCAGCCTTTTACTTATTCACTTCCTAGCATTTGCTCACAATTTCACAAAATGAGCCATAGTAAGGTTTGCAAAGGAACACTTAAAAAAGCCAGCCAATAAGTACATCTAAGGATCGTGATGAccacctaaaaaataaaaatcagatgcGCATGTCAAGAAGCCACTGCACCACGCATCCTCTTGTGTGCCACCGTCCCCAAGTCATACCCACCCTTTGTCTTGGTAAAGACTGCACCGTCCATGGAATTCAAACAACCATCTACTATGGCTTCAGGGGGCTTTATAGCTATCTTGCAAGAAATCTGGGGACCTGCACTAAAAGCTGAATGCTGAACAGGGCCTATTTAAAACAGTAAAGTATCTACGCAAAGAAATAACATAGTTTGCCTaaggaaaattacaaaaaaaaaaaagaagcatcatTTCAGATAATATGGCTAAAAGGACAAACTAACCAGGGAACAATGTAAACTCTACAAAACCAATAATCTCTTGAGATATTTTAATACCAAAAAttattttctgtgtgtttctggaaaatctattcatattaaaaaatatatatatttagcatCTACTACGTGCCAGCATGATACATTGGTGGTTCGGTGGCAGAATCCtcgcctttcatgcaggagacccaggtttgactcctggccaatgtaccttaagcacagccatcacctgtctgtcagtggaggcttgtgtgttgtgatgatgctgaacaggtttctgtggagtttccagactacaacagactaagaagaaaggcttggtgctctacttccaaaaaaacccagccaatgaaaaccttatggatcacaatggaacactgtcccatccataactgatcatggggatggtgcaggactggcttttgttccactgtgcacagggtcaccatgagttggggccaattcagggcagctaacaacatgtaCCAGCGCGGTGCTGGGGGCACGCACCATCCTGCCCTCTGGGAGCTTAAAGTCTAGTGGGGAAGATGAATGGTGTTCAAGTAACCACACAAATGAATGTGAAATGACAAACGGTAAACTACAAACAAAATGTAAATTATAAACTGAAAGAAGAACCTGGAAGGAAAGCAGCTAGTTTCTTGGGCTAGCAGTAACAGAACACCCTTATTAATGTGCACAGTGAAGGAAGTCATCCCTGGGGAAGTGACCCCTGAGCTGGAAACTGAAGGAACTAATCAGGGTAGAGGGGGTGGGATATTCCAGACACAAAGCATGACATGTTAAGCACAGCATGTTCAAAGTCCTGGAGAAGGTGAAAAGAAAGGCACTGGAAAAACTGAAAGTAGGCCAGTGTGGCTGCAGGTAGAAAAACAATGAAGTTGGGACAGAGAACAGGAGAAGCTCAGCTGCAAAAGCTAGGTGGGGCTTCCAGGTCACGTGAAGGACTTTGTTCTTTCTGCTGCGGATTTGGGGGCCATCCAGGGGTgttcatgtgtgggtggtgggtGTGGTACCTGGTTGTATGTGACACGATCTCTCATTTGTATTCTGATTGTGGCTGGAGCAGCGTGAGCGTTCCTCAGATCCAGGGGCTGCACCTTCGATCCTCTCTTCGGCCGTCTCTGAGCTGCTTAACCAGCCTAGTGAATTCATTTTAACAactgtatttttcatttcatgtctgattttttttttaaaatcaaatctGCCTATTCTTTTTTCTTAGATACTTGATGTTTTCTTATGCCTTCaattattttaaacatatttactttttgttttttcattaaaTTGTTTTTACTTGATATTCTTGGGTTTTAATCCTGctgtttttgtctgtttgttggcTCTCATTCATagctatttattttcttctgttttgtagttttggttcatGAGTTCATCTCAGCAGGGCTATCCCTGTGAGAACCCACTGCAGCCCAGGTTGAAGGATATGTCCTTCCtaagtggttttgcttctcctcCTCAGTGGGAACCCAGGGAAATAAGCACATTAGAACTGATAATTATATTAATTCTCCAGTTTCACGTTCCTATACTATGACGGTACTGATAACATGAACCTCAAACTCATAAATCATGTTTAGGAAGTACTGAGAAAGACCTTTGTCTGTGCTATGTGGGTTTTTCATAGCCCAGTGGTCTCCAAAGTATGTTGCAGGCACTCGGGGAGTCAAGCAAGACCACTAATATATGAACTGACAGTAAAACATGGGTATAATTTATCATCAAATATGCATACACTGGGGTCTTATGCTCAAACATTGTTCATTGAAAAGGATGTACAGTCCTAGCCCAGCAGACTACATCTCTGACTATCCTACAGTGAAGAGTTTATAACAGTCACTGAGTCTATCCAAACAcactacaggtagtccctgacttatatCAGGGTTCTGTTCTGACAACTCTCTCCTacgtcagtt
Above is a window of Loxodonta africana isolate mLoxAfr1 chromosome 2, mLoxAfr1.hap2, whole genome shotgun sequence DNA encoding:
- the SNX24 gene encoding sorting nexin-24 isoform X5; the encoded protein is MAGNQPPRSLTKQLATQRSDVLALRCLIPLLENDALSGVRGLLCSFYTLWRQRFSPDCHLRLTALVHRHPFALLSLSSSFCPFIPSHSALGPAVILENEELPKLFLDFLNVRHLPSLPKAESCGSFDETESEESSKLSHQPVLLFLRDPYVLPAASDCPNVVIEGVLHGIFYPHVQPR
- the SNX24 gene encoding sorting nexin-24 isoform X3; the protein is MEVYIPSFRYEESDLERGYTVFKIEVLMNGRKHFVEKRYSEFHALHKKLKKCIKTPEIPSKHVRNWVPKVLEQRRQGLETYLQLFLNLFLISVWGLENDALSGVRGLLCSFYTLWRQRFSPDCHLRLTALVHRHPFALLSLSSSFCPFIPSHSALGPAVILENEELPKLFLDFLNVRHLPSLPKAESCGSFDETESEESSKLSHQPVLLFLRDPYVLPAASDIFILGLKEGRSKLVNS
- the SNX24 gene encoding sorting nexin-24 isoform X4, with protein sequence MNGRKHFVEKRYSEFHALHKKLKKCIKTPEIPSKHVRNWVPKVLEQRRQGLETYLQLFLNLFLISVWGLENDALSGVRGLLCSFYTLWRQRFSPDCHLRLTALVHRHPFALLSLSSSFCPFIPSHSALGPAVILENEELPKLFLDFLNVRHLPSLPKAESCGSFDETESEESSKLSHQPVLLFLRDPYVLPAASDCPNVVIEGVLHGIFYPHVQPR
- the SNX24 gene encoding sorting nexin-24 isoform X2, translated to MEVYIPSFRYEESDLERGYTVFKIEVLMNGRKHFVEKRYSEFHALHKKLKKCIKTPEIPSKHVRNWVPKVLEQRRQGLETYLQLFLNLFLISVWGLENDALSGVRGLLCSFYTLWRQRFSPDCHLRLTALVHRHPFALLSLSSSFCPFIPSHSALGPAVILENEELPKLFLDFLNVRHLPSLPKAESCGSFDETESEESSKLSHQPVLLFLRDPYVLPAASDCPNVVIEGVLHGIFYPHVQPR